Proteins from a single region of Chryseomicrobium sp. FSL W7-1435:
- a CDS encoding maltose acetyltransferase domain-containing protein — protein MTEKEKMLAGEMYLANDPELLAERNRARQLVHSYNQTLPEETARRHEILAELFGETKEPPIIEPTIRVDYGYNIHTGKAFFANFDCVFLDVCEIHFGDRCMLGPGVHIYTATHPLDPVERSSGREFAIPVRIGDDVWIGGGVLIMPGVTIGDRVVVASGAVVTKDVPNDVMVGGNPARILKKLVEEPAHE, from the coding sequence ATGACCGAAAAAGAAAAAATGCTGGCTGGTGAGATGTACTTAGCCAATGATCCAGAACTTCTCGCTGAGCGAAATCGTGCACGACAGCTTGTCCATAGCTACAATCAAACACTACCGGAAGAGACTGCGCGTCGACATGAAATACTCGCAGAACTATTCGGAGAAACAAAAGAACCGCCGATAATTGAACCTACTATACGAGTTGATTACGGCTACAATATACATACAGGCAAGGCTTTTTTCGCAAACTTTGATTGTGTATTCTTAGATGTTTGTGAGATTCACTTCGGTGACCGCTGTATGCTGGGTCCTGGAGTTCATATTTATACAGCCACGCATCCGCTAGATCCTGTGGAACGGTCTTCTGGGCGCGAGTTCGCTATTCCTGTTCGTATTGGAGATGACGTCTGGATCGGTGGCGGTGTGCTTATCATGCCAGGCGTTACTATTGGGGATAGAGTTGTCGTGGCCTCAGGAGCTGTTGTAACGAAAGATGTCCCAAATGATGTGATGGTCGGTGGAAATCCGGCGCGTATTCTAAAAAAATTAGTAGAGGAACCTGCACATGAATAA